A genomic stretch from Falco cherrug isolate bFalChe1 chromosome 3, bFalChe1.pri, whole genome shotgun sequence includes:
- the LOC129735700 gene encoding feather keratin-like, which translates to MACNNLCSPCGPTPLANSCNEPCVRQCEESRVVIQPPAVLVTLPGPILSSFPQSTAVGSSSSAAVGNILSSQGVPVSSGGFGYGFGGLGCYGARRACYPC; encoded by the coding sequence ATGGCCTGCAAcaacctctgcagcccctgcggacCCACCCCGCTGGCtaacagctgcaacgagccctgcgtcAGGCAGTGCGAAGAATCCCGCGTCGTCATCCAGCCTCCCGCCGTGCTGGTCACCCTGCCGGgacccatcctcagctccttcccccagagcaccGCCGTCGGATCGTCCTCATCGGCTGCCGTGGGCAacatcctcagctcccagggagtgCCCGTCTCCTCCGGCGGCTTCGGCTATGGCTTCGGAGGCCTGGGCTGCTATGGTGCCAGAAGAGCCTGCTACCCCTGCTAA
- the LOC129735674 gene encoding feather keratin-like has product MACNNLCSPCGPTPLANSCNEPCVRQCEESRVVIQPPAVLVTLPGPILSSFPQSTAVGSSSSAAVGNILSSQGVPVSSGGFGYGFGGLGCYGARRACYPC; this is encoded by the coding sequence ATGGCCTGCAAcaacctctgcagcccctgcggacCCACCCCGCTGGCtaacagctgcaacgagccctgcgtcAGGCAGTGCGAAGAATCCCGCGTCGTCATCCAGCCTCCCGCCGTGCTGGTCACCCTGCCGGgacccatcctcagctccttcccccagagcaccGCCGTCGGATCGTCCTCATCGGCTGCCGTGGGCAacatcctcagctcccagggagtgCCCGTCTCCTCCGGCGGCTTCGGCTATGGCTTCGGAGGCCTGGGCTGCTACGGTGCCAGAAGAGCCTGCTACCCCTGCTAA